Proteins from a genomic interval of Lelliottia amnigena:
- the ycdT_3 gene encoding diguanylate cyclase, with product MRIATITNWAYGATVCLTIVSGVVMLMASNADNVERQAVEQRQVFDQLTEEVDVEIWSLSDLARLYVIKQDPDLLAEYQQKEQLLKAVEHRLAKLKDNGATDDELALLHEGFRVVDALQDEQQTALAQVARGEQSQALALLYGKPYEQELERAQDQIDHFRLMLDRRAQDAVEQATNTSRLLRTLSEVMVGVTALLFLFVLGFILKRRVLRPVVRLSDVVNRLASQDYAVETPNFNQIDEIGDMAQAIRIFRENGLARQRLEKERDADWAIRELLARMTQRLQGCENFEDVINVAQLFAPNIAPGIAGRLYILDHDPWQMRCVAQWLSPEGKQDPFHPDECWAVRRGQSHPPVNGEPDIACYHLPDTCANHSLCVPLIAQGEAIGLLSFQNITPETAPSRAYLELMAEALGLALANQRLRDALLEKALYDPLTGLRNRHHLEDTLRTQMSQATRNAEPVSCLMIDIDHFKNINDRFGHEAGDQVIKNVAAIVQRAVHDHGVAFRYGGEEFLVLLTGVDEEAAHACATEIFNGVHTLSMRYGLSEIGPVDVSIGIASYPEHVQSDNLLRAADVALYRAKELGRSRIVSFGMLEPG from the coding sequence GTGCGTATTGCGACCATAACGAACTGGGCCTACGGTGCCACGGTGTGTCTGACAATTGTGTCAGGCGTGGTGATGCTGATGGCGTCAAACGCAGATAATGTTGAGCGGCAGGCGGTAGAACAGCGGCAGGTTTTTGACCAGCTCACTGAAGAGGTTGACGTCGAGATCTGGTCGCTTTCGGATCTGGCGCGGCTGTACGTGATCAAACAAGACCCGGACCTGCTGGCGGAATATCAGCAAAAAGAGCAGTTATTGAAGGCCGTTGAGCATCGTCTGGCAAAACTGAAAGACAACGGCGCGACGGATGATGAACTGGCGCTTTTGCATGAAGGATTCCGGGTTGTCGATGCGCTTCAGGATGAACAGCAGACCGCGTTAGCTCAGGTGGCTCGCGGTGAACAGTCGCAAGCCCTCGCGCTACTTTACGGCAAACCTTACGAACAAGAGCTGGAGCGGGCGCAAGACCAAATCGACCATTTCCGCCTGATGCTCGATCGTCGTGCACAGGACGCCGTCGAGCAAGCGACCAACACGTCACGCCTGTTACGCACGTTGTCCGAAGTGATGGTGGGTGTGACGGCCCTGCTGTTCCTGTTTGTGCTGGGTTTCATCTTAAAACGCCGCGTGCTGCGACCGGTGGTGCGTCTGAGCGACGTGGTGAATCGCCTGGCCTCCCAGGATTATGCGGTTGAAACGCCCAACTTTAACCAGATCGACGAAATTGGTGACATGGCGCAGGCGATCCGCATTTTTCGTGAGAATGGACTGGCACGACAGCGTCTGGAAAAAGAGCGCGACGCCGACTGGGCGATCCGCGAGCTGCTGGCGCGCATGACGCAGCGTTTGCAGGGCTGTGAGAACTTCGAGGATGTGATTAACGTCGCACAGCTTTTTGCCCCCAATATCGCGCCGGGAATAGCCGGCCGGCTCTATATTCTCGACCACGATCCGTGGCAGATGCGCTGCGTCGCGCAATGGCTTTCGCCCGAGGGGAAACAGGACCCGTTCCACCCCGACGAATGCTGGGCTGTACGTCGCGGTCAGAGCCATCCACCGGTTAACGGCGAGCCGGATATCGCCTGCTACCATCTGCCGGACACCTGTGCAAATCACTCGCTTTGCGTACCGCTGATCGCCCAGGGAGAAGCGATTGGTTTACTCTCTTTCCAGAACATCACGCCAGAAACGGCGCCTTCTCGCGCTTATCTGGAACTGATGGCCGAAGCGCTTGGCCTCGCGTTAGCGAACCAACGTCTGCGTGATGCCCTGCTCGAAAAAGCGCTCTATGATCCGTTAACCGGCCTGCGCAATCGTCACCATCTGGAAGACACGTTGCGTACCCAAATGAGCCAGGCGACGCGCAATGCAGAACCGGTGAGCTGCCTGATGATCGACATTGATCACTTTAAAAATATTAACGACAGGTTCGGTCACGAGGCGGGCGATCAGGTGATCAAAAACGTCGCGGCCATCGTCCAACGCGCCGTTCACGACCATGGCGTGGCGTTCCGTTACGGCGGCGAGGAGTTTCTGGTGCTGCTGACGGGCGTTGATGAAGAGGCGGCTCACGCCTGCGCAACCGAGATTTTTAATGGCGTTCACACCCTCTCAATGCGCTATGGGCTGTCTGAAATCGGTCCCGTGGACGTGTCGATTGGCATCGCCAGCTACCCGGAACACGTCCAGAGCGACAACCTGCTGCGTGCGGCCGACGTCGCGCTGTATCGTGCGAAAGAGCTGGGCCGTTCGCGGATTGTGAGTTTCGGGATGCTGGAGCCGGGTTAA
- the ydiK_1 gene encoding protein YdiK, with translation MRFKGLTKGFFILILVIVSLAFFDILAPYFSAVFWASILAVIFHPVKNKVRSLLGERNGLASLLTLGIICLIVFTPLIVILSSLAIELNVVYTKLQHTNSQFPEVVASLFTHLPDWARNFLVDHNLDNATQIQQKLSDAALKGGQYLAGSAFLIGKGTFGFAISFGIMIYLLFFLLKDGPYLVRQILDSLPLSDFVKQHLFAKFAAVSRATVKGTVVVALVQGILGGIAFYIAGIDGSILWGALMAFLSLIPAIGSAIIWVPAAIFLFATQQLWQGFFIVGFFVIIVGLVDNILRPLLVGKDTKMPDYLILISTLGGMEIYGINGFVIGPLIAALFIACWNLLSGRDHAGNSDEIDETFIEEGKNPPDL, from the coding sequence ATGCGCTTTAAAGGACTTACCAAAGGTTTCTTCATTCTGATTCTCGTCATCGTTTCGCTGGCTTTCTTTGACATACTGGCCCCCTACTTTTCGGCCGTTTTCTGGGCGTCGATACTGGCCGTCATCTTCCATCCGGTGAAGAACAAAGTGCGCAGTCTACTGGGGGAACGTAACGGGCTGGCATCGCTACTGACGCTGGGCATTATCTGCCTGATCGTGTTTACACCGCTGATCGTGATTCTCTCGTCGCTCGCCATTGAGCTGAACGTGGTTTACACCAAGCTCCAGCATACGAATTCCCAATTCCCGGAAGTGGTGGCAAGCCTGTTTACACACCTGCCGGACTGGGCACGGAATTTCCTTGTCGATCACAATTTGGATAATGCCACGCAAATCCAGCAAAAACTCTCTGATGCTGCCTTAAAAGGCGGACAGTATCTGGCGGGCAGCGCCTTCTTGATCGGCAAGGGCACGTTCGGCTTTGCGATTAGCTTCGGCATCATGATTTACTTGCTGTTTTTCCTGCTCAAAGACGGGCCATATCTGGTGCGTCAGATTCTTGATTCCCTGCCGCTGTCCGATTTTGTTAAGCAGCATCTGTTCGCGAAATTTGCCGCCGTCTCCCGCGCGACGGTTAAAGGCACGGTGGTTGTGGCGCTCGTGCAGGGTATTTTGGGCGGTATCGCCTTTTATATCGCCGGTATCGACGGCAGTATTTTGTGGGGCGCGCTGATGGCGTTCCTGTCGTTAATTCCGGCCATCGGCTCGGCGATTATCTGGGTACCTGCCGCTATCTTCCTGTTTGCCACGCAACAGCTTTGGCAAGGCTTCTTCATTGTCGGCTTCTTTGTCATCATCGTGGGGCTGGTGGATAACATCCTGCGCCCGCTGCTGGTCGGCAAAGACACCAAAATGCCGGACTATCTGATCCTGATCTCGACACTGGGCGGGATGGAAATTTACGGCATTAACGGCTTTGTGATTGGCCCGCTGATCGCCGCCCTGTTTATTGCCTGCTGGAATCTGCTTTCCGGACGCGACCATGCTGGCAATTCGGACGAAATCGACGAAACCTTTATTGAAGAAGGCAAAAACCCTCCAGATTTGTGA
- the lysP_1 gene encoding S-methylmethionine transporter, which translates to MQTEHDNGQLKRTMKTRHLIMLSLGGVIGTGLFFNTGYIISTTGAAGTLLAYLIGALVVWLVMQCLGELSVAMPETGAFHVYATRYLGPATGYTVAWLYWLTWTVALGSSFTAAGFCMQYWFPQVPVWVWCVVFCAVIFALNVISTRFFAEGEFWFSLVKVITIIAFIILGGAAIFGFIPMQDGSPAPGLSNITAEGWFPHGGLPILMTMVAVNFAFSGTELIGIAAGETENPHKVIPVAIRTTIARLILFFIGTVFVLAALIPMQQAGVEKSPFVLVFEKVGIPYAADIFNFVILTAILSAANSGLYASGRMLWSLSNEKTLPRCFARVNKNGVPLTAISVSILGGVLALFSSVIAPDTVFVALSAISGFAVVAVWISICASHFMFRRRHLQAGKPLTDLQYRAPWYPLVPVLGFVLCVMACVGLAFDPSQRIALYCGIPFVALCYGAYYLTQNLKKQEPEHVAE; encoded by the coding sequence ATGCAAACAGAACACGACAATGGGCAGCTAAAGCGCACCATGAAAACGCGTCACCTGATTATGTTGTCGCTGGGTGGCGTGATTGGCACAGGGCTATTCTTTAATACGGGTTACATCATTTCCACGACCGGTGCGGCGGGCACGCTTCTGGCGTATCTGATCGGCGCGCTGGTGGTCTGGCTGGTGATGCAGTGTCTGGGCGAGCTTTCCGTCGCGATGCCGGAAACCGGGGCATTTCATGTCTACGCCACGCGCTATCTGGGGCCAGCAACGGGCTATACCGTCGCGTGGCTTTACTGGCTCACCTGGACCGTTGCGCTCGGCTCAAGCTTTACCGCCGCCGGATTCTGCATGCAGTACTGGTTCCCGCAGGTGCCCGTTTGGGTGTGGTGCGTGGTGTTCTGCGCGGTGATTTTTGCCCTCAATGTCATCTCGACGCGTTTCTTCGCCGAAGGCGAATTCTGGTTCTCGCTGGTGAAAGTCATCACCATCATCGCCTTTATTATCCTGGGCGGAGCAGCGATCTTCGGCTTTATCCCGATGCAGGACGGTTCACCTGCGCCGGGCTTATCCAATATCACCGCCGAAGGCTGGTTCCCCCACGGTGGCCTGCCGATTCTGATGACGATGGTGGCGGTGAACTTCGCGTTCTCCGGTACCGAGCTGATTGGCATCGCTGCGGGTGAAACGGAGAATCCGCATAAAGTCATCCCGGTGGCGATCCGCACCACGATTGCGCGCCTGATCCTGTTCTTCATTGGCACCGTTTTTGTACTGGCGGCGCTGATCCCGATGCAGCAGGCCGGCGTGGAGAAAAGCCCGTTCGTGCTGGTGTTCGAGAAAGTCGGCATTCCCTATGCAGCCGACATTTTTAACTTCGTGATCCTGACGGCCATTCTGTCGGCGGCGAACTCCGGGCTGTATGCCTCGGGTCGCATGCTGTGGTCGCTCTCGAATGAGAAAACGCTGCCGCGCTGTTTTGCCCGCGTGAATAAAAACGGCGTGCCGCTGACGGCGATCTCGGTGTCGATTCTGGGCGGCGTGTTGGCGCTGTTCTCAAGCGTGATCGCCCCGGATACGGTGTTTGTCGCGCTGTCGGCGATTTCGGGATTTGCGGTGGTGGCGGTGTGGATAAGCATCTGCGCCTCGCACTTTATGTTCCGCCGCCGTCACCTCCAGGCGGGCAAACCGCTGACGGATTTACAGTATCGTGCCCCGTGGTATCCGCTGGTGCCGGTATTGGGATTTGTCCTGTGCGTGATGGCCTGCGTCGGTCTGGCCTTTGATCCGAGCCAGCGCATTGCGCTTTACTGCGGAATTCCGTTTGTCGCCCTGTGTTATGGTGCGTATTACCTCACCCAAAATCTTAAAAAGCAGGAGCCTGAACATGTCGCTGAATAA
- the mmuM gene encoding homocysteine methyltransferase yields MSLNNPLTALLEKQPFIVLDGAMATELEARGCNLADSLWSAKVLVENPELIRDVHLDYFRAGAQVAITASYQATPAGFAARGLDEAQSRALIGKSVELARKAREAYLAENAHAGTLLVAGSVGPYGAYLADGSEYRGDYVRSAQEFTEFHRPRVEALLDAGADLLACETLPSFAEIKALAVLLSEYPRARAWFSFTLSDSEHLSDGTPLRDVVAALADYPHVVALGINCIALENTPAALAHLHSLTALPLVVYPNSGEHYDAVSKTWHHHGEACETLSGYLPKWLASGAKLIGGCCRTTPKDITELNAQRG; encoded by the coding sequence ATGTCGCTGAATAATCCGCTTACCGCCCTCCTTGAGAAACAGCCGTTTATCGTGCTGGACGGCGCAATGGCGACGGAGCTTGAAGCGCGCGGGTGTAACCTGGCTGATAGCTTATGGTCGGCAAAAGTGCTGGTCGAAAACCCGGAGCTGATCCGTGACGTGCACCTGGACTATTTCCGCGCGGGTGCACAGGTGGCAATCACCGCCAGCTATCAGGCCACGCCGGCGGGCTTTGCCGCACGCGGTCTGGATGAGGCGCAGTCGCGTGCGCTAATAGGTAAAAGCGTCGAACTGGCGCGTAAAGCTCGCGAAGCGTATCTGGCTGAAAACGCGCACGCGGGCACGCTGCTGGTCGCCGGTTCCGTCGGGCCTTACGGCGCGTATCTGGCGGACGGGTCTGAGTATCGCGGGGATTACGTGCGCAGTGCGCAAGAATTTACCGAATTTCACCGCCCGCGCGTAGAAGCGCTGCTGGATGCGGGAGCTGACTTACTGGCCTGCGAAACGCTGCCGTCATTTGCCGAGATCAAAGCCCTGGCGGTGTTGCTGAGTGAATATCCCCGTGCTCGGGCGTGGTTCTCGTTTACCCTGAGTGACAGCGAGCACCTCAGCGATGGCACGCCGCTACGTGACGTTGTTGCCGCCCTGGCGGATTATCCGCACGTTGTCGCGCTGGGCATCAACTGTATCGCGCTGGAAAACACCCCTGCAGCGCTTGCGCATCTGCACAGCCTGACTGCGCTGCCGCTGGTGGTCTATCCGAATTCCGGCGAGCACTATGACGCAGTGAGCAAAACCTGGCACCACCACGGCGAAGCTTGCGAAACGCTGTCGGGGTATCTACCGAAGTGGCTGGCGTCAGGGGCAAAGCTGATTGGCGGATGCTGTCGCACCACGCCGAAAGATATTACGGAGCTGAACGCGCAGCGCGGATGA